Below is a window of Oryza brachyantha chromosome 10, ObraRS2, whole genome shotgun sequence DNA.
AGTTTTGGGAGTGCGTGAACGACGACTGCAGGTGCATCAATGTTCCGGATGCGTTCGATGTTTCCGACAGTACAATAAAGACGTATTTCCCATAATTCATAAAGGTGTTTgcagaattcaaatttattttatttataaaatacaagTTGTCTCAtcgatcaattttatatttagatctCATATCTAAGTTACTTTTTCTTACAACTAATTTTGGGCTAGAAATACACTTATATCATAATGGAGGGGACAGTTATATACTTGTATACTACTCCTCCGTCTCATAAcgcaagatgtttgacttcgcaatgtttgaccatttatcctattcaaaaatttatggaaatattatttattttgcttgtgacttattttattatcaaaagaattttaaacacaacttgttatttttatatttgtactagctttttaataaaatgaatggttaaatgttgcaactaaaaaaagtcaaagtaTATCATGATGAGCGGTTGGCTAGCCCGTATATGAAAAGTGGTGTCTTAAATGACTGcttataaaaattgattttcgGTTGTCTTGATATGGTCGTCTGTTAATATCGACTTTTAGAAACGAGTGTGTTGGTAAGACCATATGTGTCTCCTATGACCCAAAAACCCAACTTTGCTTCAAAAATGTTATGGATATGTGAACTCTAAACAAGGAGGGCATGCCTTGTATCTCGTTGTAACATAGCCAAATAATTTTCCTAATGTAGGAACATCACTAATGGTTCATACCGAGGCATTATATGATTTTACTTCAATATTAAAATGTAGCTTTCGTTCTTCAACAAGTGGCCTCAAGTACACATCGAGTATCCCTTCTAGTGGCCTCAAGTACACATCGAATATCCCTTCCAGGAGCTTTCTTCCCAGGGATTTCCGTGCGGCAAGTTATACATAACGAATACAACAGGACATGCACTATAAGTAGCCGATAGGATTCAATGTAaactaaatataataaaactaGTTTACTAGATTAAGTTCGGCGGatagtttatttgtaaaagaaaatattaaaaagtccaaaagtacaataaaaaatctagCACCACAAGGTAATAAAAAGTACAGCAGATAAGCTTTATATTCAATAGTggcaaatatatttgtttaacAAGTTCCAACTTACAAAACACATTTATTCTCCCTATGGGAAACTTATACTCAATCTTAAGTTATGGAGATTTGTAGATAAGTCAGAAAAACCataaatatgtgtatgttGTACATGGTAATTTCAAATCATGTCTTATATGTAATGTTTTATATTCTGAACACGCATGATGAGCACATCAGAACATAATAAGCAATATAATTCTATATACCACGAGTTTTCTTAGCCATGTAGTGCAAACGCTCTGCTATGTCTGTCATCTTGGGTCTTTGATTCACGTCAAGACTTAAACATTGCACAACCAAGCCTGCTATACCAACAAGAAGCTCCAGATGATTTGTTGCTGCAATTTCCTCATCAATAAAGTCTCTTACTGTACTCCCATTTGTATAAGCATCAAGAAAGTTCTTAAGTAAATTATTCTTGTCTGAATGTGAGgtcttttttcttgtaatgaGCTCCAAGAGAACGACTCCAAAACTGTAAACATCACTTTTATCAGTTAATAGACCTGTTTGAAAATATACCGGATCCATATAAGTCATATCCCCAATGACAGACATTGTGTGATCATTATCAATGGCAAGCAACCTTGATATACCGAAATCAGAGATCTTTGGTAGAAGGTCATCACTTAAAAGTATATTAGCCGGTTTCACATCACCATGAAGGATTGTAGTGCTTGTTTTTGAATGCATGTAAGCTAGAGCTTCTGCTGATTGTGCTGCAATATGTAGACGTTGATCCAGATTGAGAGGCAACCTATTGCTGCCATGGAGAACGTCTTCAAGGCTACCTCTCGAGACAAACTCATAGACCAAAATTGGGATATCGACTTCTAGGCAACAACCTATAAGCTTGACAATGTTCTTGTGGATGACTCGAGACTGAATGATGACTTCATTTGCAAATTGATTCTTTTTCGCCAAGTTAACATTGATGGGCTTCTTCACAGCAACCGGTTGATTAGTTTCTCCTATATGACCCTTGTAGACTTCACCAAAGCCACCCTTCCCAATAATATTGCCACTTTTTAATATAGGCCTGAGGTCATCTTTTTTGAATAGCTTGATATTGTTAACCTTTTCTAATATAGGACCGCCgttcttttcaaaaaattctttcgtctttcttttctccctaCGAAGGAGTGTGATGAACACAACTAAtgctacgatgaaaaaaccaccAATCACACCTACATAACCAAAGAATTTTTCAATACGGATAAGTGATACGAATGTCATTACTAAATTGTGGTCCtgattaaaacaaaaatatcgaCCAGGAACCCACTGCTTCTTCCACCCCAAAAAGATTCAATTTTCAACATATGAACATGGATCGATATGCACATGTCTAGGTTCATAGCCaatactttgtttcttttgctaCGAATGGTGTAAACTACAGTTAATACACCTTGGACTGGAATGGTTCCATTTAAGTTGATGGGTTGCCTTGTATATATGTAACTTTATTATGAGTtgttacctccgtttcataatgtaagatatttgactctttttgattgtaatgtttgaccattcgtcttattcaaaaatttcgtacaaatataaaaaaatgtcaagtcgtgcttaaagttttttttgataattaagtaagtcacaagcaaaataaatgatattttcataattttttgaataagacaaatgatcaaacattactaGTAaacaagtcaaacatcttacattatgaaacagagggagtagctaaGATTAGATTTACGCACTTTACTTAAACACTACTCTCCAATTTTCCCTACTATAATAATGAAGTGAATGGTatgttttatgcaaaaatatttttttgtttggaaaaatGTTGAGATCTGCAGAATTATTTCTTTATCAAAagcaaatgcatgcatgtgcaccTATGATTATTGTTGTTGATTGTTCTCGCTGAGGTAGAATTATAAGTTTGTAGTGATAGAAGCAAGATATTCCAATAGACTGTTTATTAACTGAATACCATAGCATAActagataaattttagtttctcACATTTATCTagaaatactttatttttttagtaattattCCACTGGAGACTGTAAAGTACGAAAGCAAAAACATTAGAATTTAATAAGATAGTAGACAAATGGATTGGGATTTGAAAAgggtaaaaatattatagctCAGCCCATACTGCTTTGTTTTGATTTGTGCGGGATAAGCAAaagtaaagttttttttttaagaacggGGAGAGTAGAATTTATGCGAAAATGGGAGATACATACCTACTACGATCTGTGCTGCGAGAGGGAAATTCGGGATGCATGGTTCATTGTATGGATCAGCACTGTGGGAACGACCCTTGGGACACCTGCAATCGTAGGAACCGGGCTTGTTCCGGCAGTTTCCATAGCAAGTGTACTTGTCCTTGCGCTCACACTCATTGATATCTGAATAGTTAGTTAATCATGTCATGCATATatcaagttaattaattatgtcatggaaaagaatacatatatagttttgaaGCTGCTAATTGGATGACCAAGATCTTCAGGAATATGCACATGTTAATTATTGTCCAAACAATAGTGCggtgcacatttttttttgtgctattttcttttcataatcTAGTTGACACACTGTTAAGTTTGATTCCgtatatagttaaatttctgCCAAAAAAAGGCATTTGTTATATTTCAGAAGTATAAAAGTACCGCTCTACGTAAATTAACATGGTCAGGAAGATGTGAGGTCTAGTGAAGTCGGTGCTGCAGGTCGCTTGGGCGGCTAGCTCGGCAATAATAACATATCTTGTCGCTTGGGCGGCTAGCTCGGCAACAATAACACATCTTTTACGATGTTAGATCTGTTTGTGTTGTCTTGTGTTTAGCTTGGCTTCGGCGTCCTTTGTTACGCTCCGCTGTTATGGTTCGTTGTGTGAGGTTTTAGTCGGTTTTCCTTAATTAACCGGGCTTGTAAGGTTTTCGGGCCCGGTTTTCCTATAAACTGGGTCAATTCTCTTCTTCTTAATATAAAAGCGGAACATTTCTGCCTCGGTTTCAAAAATATTCCTTTCAAATATAAGATAAGATAGTGTTCACATTTCCTGATTTAATAGTAAAATTATGACAGCTAGTTgagaatttatatatttaaggaaaattttgggtattaaatttagctttgatttttgtgtaaaaattttaagttttgtttatttttttcctattctaTTTTACATGATGGGAGCAAAGTTGTTAGTCCGTCATCTAACATATTTAATAACTAACAATAATCACAAATATCTGACATGACTTAAAATTAGTAATCGATTGGACCACTGTTGTATCTACTCCAGCTGAGATTcgaatttaattatatagtgaACACAAATAGATTGGCTACATATAGCAAGCGATAtagtacaaaataaatattgatcTACCTGCTATGATATCTTATTATATCAAGGTGTCCAAGGTAAAACATCTATTTGGAATTGAGGGATGATGTAtacatgaaatttttttttcaatatatcTTTTCTACATAAATTGTTATATCTgttttaaacatttattttccGTGGTATTGGTCGAGATCATCATCGATGCTGGTTCTATCAATGAACTAGCACTTAGACTTGCTAATGAGTATCCGTTGCCCATCCACATTTTCATACTCACATAATTTGGATAGCGCATAGATTAAAAACTAcccatttgaaattttgggtATGGTGGGGATATTCGCCATTTTATCCACTTTGTCCATACCCATTTGATATGTGTGAACttggatttaaaatttataaactcatgttcatgttaaaaaaactatcaaatttgactaaaatttagagggacaatttatttatagaagaGCAACTTCGTACATATTTTTGTCCATGTCAAGTTGTTGGGCACACATATGTCCTTTATGTATTGGGTAAtaccaatttaattttggtatgtcaatatatttacaaatggtATAAGTGCCGGTTATTACCCATAGAGGATGTGGGGTCTGGTGGGTGGATGGGTTTGATTAATCGAGAAATATGGATGGTTTGATTAACTGAGATCTAACCgctagcaaaaaaaatcctgTGATTTTGGAGAGCGGATCCCATATATAATGCTCTAAGGTCATGTTCAAAGCTaattattagctgactctatCCATTATCGCATAGGAAAATATAATGACATAAAAGTAAAGGGGAGTGAGGAAAGATAAAATAGTTGTTATACATGGCGACAACTTAGAGTATATTCTCACTGTACCCGACAGGCCAACTCTAACTTTGGACATAAGCTTTATTTAAGTTAGTATTGCTGACGTGCAAATTAATATTGGACTCTAACTTGGAATCTGGAAGCTGGAATGcctaattaacaaattaattgaAGGGTGTACGACGTAAAGTAAATTACCGGTGCAACCATTGGGAACATAGGGGTTACCCTCGTAACCCCTGCTGCAGTTGCAGATGTACCCGGGTCCGTTCTTGGCGTCGACGCAGTAGCTGTTGTCACTCACGCAGGCGTACGTGCTCTTATTCGCCTTAGCATGGCTGCAACTCAGGGACCCGTCGCGGATGGCCCAGTCCAGCGTCACCGGCATCTTCCGGTCGACGTTCATCCTGAGGTCGCCGGTGCTGAAGCTGTAGCTCTCCTTCTCCACCAGGAAGGCGTAGTCGCAGGGGCTGAACTGGAGCTTGGACTGGTGGCTGTAGCTCTCGTCGAACACCATCGAGTTGTCCGTGAGGCCCGGCGGGATGTCAACCTGGCAGCAGCCGACGCCGGAGCAGGCGCCGCTCGACGCGTGGCGGCTGCTGTTGCAGTAGCAGAGGCAGCCGGTGAAGAAGTCGTAGCCGTAGTCGTCGCCGGCGTTCGGCTGGTTCTCGGTGTAGGCCATCGTGTTgcagccgacgacgacgaggtggtTGCGGGTGCTGGAGATGCGGTACACGCCGCGCTCGTCGAACTGCACCAGGCCGTTGCTCGAGCTGTACACCACGTCGGAGGAGTTGAAGCACTGCCACGCGATGGGCAGCATCACGCGTGCCTCCGCCGTCTCGACGGACAGGCCGGTCACCTGGATGGGCTtcatgtcggcgccggcggcgaggaacgGCACGCCGCCATCCTCGCAGACGATCTCGAAGCCATCCCGGTAGCACCCGTCGCCGATGCCGAACGGGTGGCGGATGTCCATGGCGCCGCACTTGGTCGGGCAACcagtggcggcgccggcggtgctgTTCTGGCCTGCAACCATGGCACCCGATGCTAGTGttatcagcagcagcagtacgaCGACGATCAacggcgtcgtcgacggcATTACTTCGTCGTTGCTCTTGCTGATCATTTCGTTGCTTTGAGCTGGTGATTCATGCATTGAGCTGCGCTCTCCCCACGTTTAAATAGCTGAGCTGATCTGCATGCCAAGCTGTGTAGGGCCCACACAAGGACTTTGGTTTAGCAAATTGcaaaataagatatattattaGCGAATGATTAAATTAAGTATCATcctcatttcaaaatataggcaCTTGTGTGTTGTCTAGCATAGACTATGAAAATGTTAAAAGGAGTTGTTTTTAGTCACTTCAGTTGTcgtcaattttcaaatttcaaatttatatattccTATTTAAAACATTTGATTGCATTTAGAAGGACTGAAATCATATGGATTCATTGGCAAATGCTTAAATTGTTGTACGGAATATGAAtactagaaatacttatatttcagAACGGTGAGAGTATTGGCTATAATAActtgaaaaatacattaatacCAATGTTTAAGCAACctttagatatattttctaaaaaaataaacacagcTTTGCTGTTTAGGAAAAATGCTCATAGAAAACCAGGGgagtttttatctttatctttagcCTTAGTTGTCAGTCCTTCCAATGAGAGTAAATGATTAGAACTTCACCAATTCAAATCCGTTTGACTTATAACTCACAACATAAGGTCTAGCCATAgcctatttttaatttttttccaataaaCATGATAACCAATTAATGCAAGAAATCGATGAGTCCTAGAAAAATTGTTCTACAATAACTAGTCTaaacaaaaatctattttgCTAATTATTCATCATACATATCACACGTGATGTAACATGATCAAACACGAATAATTCAATGAGGGGCCAAGGGGAGAGGGGGTTCATATGATCAAACACGAATAATTTTTTGTCGGATATGAGAACTGACACCCGATTGTTTCGACAAGTTAAAAAAAGTTAGCTTGAATAAAATTGATACTCATAATGAGCCAATACACTTGATTCAACAAAGCGCAAATGCCAATGCCATATGGATCCAACTGATTCAACAAGATTTTAATGCATTCAAgaaaaacatgataaaaaattattctacATAGTACAAGAGAAAGGGGAAGAGAGCCACCACTTCAGTGGATCTTCATTACCGATCTAGCTTGCTCACCACCGGCGAACGAGTTGTAGCCAAGGTCATGGTTATATGGAGAGGGCACCACCACTACTCTAGGGGAAGGGGAGAAAGCTGCCACCACACCTGGGGTAATCGAGGGAACTTGATGTGAGATTAGGTGTTTGTTCTTCCGATAGAATTGATTTGGCGATATGAAGACATTCGATTAGCCACAATGTATGAGTGCAAAATCGGTTGCTTGTTCTTTGACACTAGTGTGTTTAACCCATTGCTTGTTAATGAAAATCTCTTAATTTCTGCTAAGGGAATTTACGTATTTATTGTCTGATAGGGATGTCTCAAGAAGAAATTCTAGAATTGTAATATCTCCAACacatcattttattttgtgttttcaTAGGCTAGTTAATGAGAAATGAAACATTGTAGCATGCAACTTCAGTTTCATTGTCTTCAAAATAGTGTATATCGAGTTTCATCTAGATGAAACTCATTCTCTAtaattatgttgttatcttatcaaattttattatgagGCATCTTATTTATTGAGAACGAAACTGCTAGGAAAATTCCATCGGGATTGGCCTTAATATATACTCTCTTTGTCAAAGTTCAGCCAGTTTCATACTTAATTGCAAATAGTGAAAAAACTGAACTGCAAATAGTGATGTACGTAGTATATAATACGTTCGATCGGCTCCATTTAAATGTATAGCCACGTTTACATTTTCTCcgccaaaatatatacataaaccTAGAATTAATGCCGTTGATagttaatatttttctgtaGAACGCACCTTTCCAATGTTGTAGTTTGTTTAATCCTTTTTGATGTACTTGACTGGGAAGAGAGCAAAGCAGAGagttttgcatattttccTTTAAGAAAATTCTACTATAGGTCCCAAAACCCTTGGCCCAATTCATGCCCAATAACTTTCTTGGCTACAGAACTATGCATGTGACCCATTTGGTACGCCAAAAACAAATGGATATTCCTATAGATTTTCCAAAATGATAGATCGTTCTAAACATTATAATTACATACATCTCTTGCGAGTTAGTTATACATTGGCAATTAACACTTTAGATACTATAGTACacattacaaccattaaaaaataaatagtatcctcgatatttttttatatgacacccttaattttatatgtatataaatatgaagCGAGTACGTCAGTTTAAGTATCAACGCTAACAATTTGACAACACAGGCAATCAGCCTGCATCAACGTACCATGCCTACTGGGAAAGGAAAACCGTGGGCATATACATATCCGTACCCACGGATTTAATTGCTATCCCTATCTATATTATTGATAGAAACTATTATTAACGAGCTTAAGGTCTAcaaaatatgagaaaattagcaaatatgagaaaatctaagctataattaatatatatatttagtaataaatccaatcaactaaaacaaatgataattGCACATGTTtgttaaataagacgaataaatAAATGTGCGAAACACTCCGTATGCTTTtaaagtatataattttttgttttttaaccaGGAAAGTGACAAATTGCACTAGTATATGGTACTAATAGCTTTTTTATACGATGACTTTAACTTTTATGTTCAGGtataaccattcgtcttattaaaaatattatataattattaattattttgttatgatttgatttattattatgaaaactttaagtatgacttatattttttatatatttagataaaatttttaaataagaagaatggtAAAAcgtaaatataataataagtggCGTCATATCAAATAATACGAATGAAACAGATATGAATAGCAAGTATTTATAGTACATTTTGCCTGTTGGGATGAACGGATGGATTGACGACATGGATGCACGTACAGATGGTCGGCTGGGAGGAACGACGGGTTGACCGCGACTTGGAGGAGTTAATTCGGCTGTAGATTTTCAAAAATCCGGAGGTCATCCATCGAGGAAAAATTAACAATAACGTTAGCAGAAAGTAGTACCACGTTTTGTGTAAAAAGGTGTTGACcaaaccaaattaaaatatcttatcGATCTATCCATTTGGTGGTCTGCTGTTGCACGATTAATGCAGATTTGTTGCTGGTGCtcagtactacctccgttccgaaataagattatttttcagtttttcgaTACAATGTTGACTCTTcctcttatttgaaaattttttacaattaatatttttgttcttactagataataaaacatgaataatactttatgcatgtctaattttttaagtttttatgcaatttttttaaataagacgaatggtcaaacgttagacgcggaaaaacaaaaaataaggttattatagaacggaggtagtactagtTTTGGAAGTGTGTCAACGACTGCAAGTCAATAAAGACGTATTTCCCATAATAAAGGTGCTCgcagaattcaaatttattttatttataaaatacaagttgtctcatcaatcaatttatatttagatatcatatctaagttattttttcttacaacTAATTTAGACCTAGAAATACACTTATATCATAATGGAGGGAATAGTTACATTCTTGTACACTATTTAGGTCCTAAAACTACAAAGCCCAGTTCTTTGTAACACAATATTAAATTCACTACTAA
It encodes the following:
- the LOC102713122 gene encoding wall-associated receptor kinase 2-like — protein: MPSTTPLIVVVLLLLITLASGAMVAGQNSTAGAATGCPTKCGAMDIRHPFGIGDGCYRDGFEIVCEDGGVPFLAAGADMKPIQVTGLSVETAEARVMLPIAWQCFNSSDVVYSSSNGLVQFDERGVYRISSTRNHLVVVGCNTMAYTENQPNAGDDYGYDFFTGCLCYCNSSRHASSGACSGVGCCQVDIPPGLTDNSMVFDESYSHQSKLQFSPCDYAFLVEKESYSFSTGDLRMNVDRKMPVTLDWAIRDGSLSCSHAKANKSTYACVSDNSYCVDAKNGPGYICNCSRGYEGNPYVPNGCTDINECERKDKYTCYGNCRNKPGSYDCRCPKGRSHSADPYNEPCIPNFPLAAQIVVGVIGGFFIVALVVFITLLRREKRKTKEFFEKNGGPILEKVNNIKLFKKDDLRPILKSGNIIGKGGFGEVYKGHIGETNQPVAVKKPINVNLAKKNQFANEVIIQSRVIHKNIVKLIGCCLEVDIPILVYEFVSRGSLEDVLHGSNRLPLNLDQRLHIAAQSAEALAYMHSKTSTTILHGDVKPANILLSDDLLPKISDFGISRLLAIDNDHTMSVIGDMTYMDPVYFQTGLLTDKSDVYSFGVVLLELITRKKTSHSDKNNLLKNFLDAYTNGSTVRDFIDEEIAATNHLELLVGIAGLVVQCLSLDVNQRPKMTDIAERLHYMAKKTRGI